The following proteins are encoded in a genomic region of Glycine max cultivar Williams 82 chromosome 18, Glycine_max_v4.0, whole genome shotgun sequence:
- the LOC100790895 gene encoding serine carboxypeptidase-like 20, translated as MAMENQNFLEYWVLPLLMMLLLGHWISVQAAPSPSLITQLPGFNANFPSKHYSGYISIDGNAESGKNLFYYFVSSESSPEKDPVVLWLNGGPGCSSFDGFVYEHGPFNFEAANSKGNLPTLHINPYSWSKVSNIIYLDSPAGVGLSYSKNTSKYATGDLETASDTHVFLLKWFQQFPEFQANPFYIAGESYAGVYVPTLAFEVAKGIRSGTKPVINFKGYMVGNGVTDEIFDGNALIPFVHGMGLISDSIYENLQSSCKGNYYDAYSLDENDVCYKTIEKVDRAIDGLNVYNILEPCYHFPDAATAKENGTLPRSFKQLGVTERPLPVRKRMFGRAWPFRAPVKPGLVPLWPQLAQTRHVACVSDEVASSWLNNVAVRKAIHAESEKVAGPWELCSSRIEYHHNAGSMIPYHKNLTRLGYRALIFSGDHDMCVPFTGSEAWTRSLGYKIVDEWRPWNSNNQVAGYLQAYENNLTFLTIKGAGHTVPEYKPREALDFYSRWLEGKLI; from the exons ATGGCCatggaaaatcaaaattttctagAGTATTGGGTTTTGCCACTACTTATGATGCTTTTGTTGGGTCATTGGATCTCTGTTCAAGCTGCCCCTTCACCCTCTCTCATCACTCAACTCCCTGGCTTTAACGCCAATTTCCCATCCAAGCACTATTCCGG GTATATAAGTATTGATGGAAATGCTGAAAGTGGGAAGAACCTGTTCTACTACTTTGTTAGTTCAGAAAGTAGTCCAGAGAAGGACCCAGTTGTGCTATGGCTGAATGGTGGACCTGGGTGCTCCAGCTTTGATGGCTTTGTTTACGAGCATG GACCATTCAACTTTGAGGCTGCAAATTCAAAAGGGAATCTAcccactttgcatatcaatccTTACAGCTGGTCTAAG GTTTCCAACATTATATATTTGGACTCCCCTGCTGGTGTTGGGCTCTCTTACTCCAAGAACACAAGCAAATATGCCACTGGGGATCTAGAAACTGCGTCTGATACCCATGTTTTCCTCTTAAAG TGGTTTCAGCAATTTCCGGAATTCCAGGCTAATCCATTTTATATTGCTGGAGAGTCTTATGCCGGAGTTTATGTGCCTACTCTTGCTTTTGAAGTCGCTAAAG GAATCCGGAGTGGTACAAAGCCCGTGATCAATTTtaag GGTTACATGGTTGGAAATGGTGTCACGGACGAAATATTTGACGGCAATGCTCTTATCCCATTTGTGCACGGGATGGGCCTCATATCCGACAGTATCTATGAG AATTTACAATCTTCTTGCAAAGGAAACTACTACGATGCTTACTCTTTGGACGAAAATGATGTGTGTTACAAGACCATTGAAAAAGTTGATAGG GCCATTGATGGCCTTAACGTGTACAACATACTAGAGCCATGCTACCATTTCCCCGATGCTGCCACAGCCAAAGAAAATGGAACCTTACCAAGGAGTTTCAAGCAATTAGGAGTTACTGAGAGGCCTCTCCCAGTGAGAAAGAGAATGTTTGGTAGAGCTTGGCCTTTTAGAGCACCAGTCAAACCTGGTCTTGTTCCATTATGGCCCCAATTGGCTCAAACTAGGCACGTCGCATGTGTT AGTGATGAAGTAGCAAGTTCATGGCTAAACAACGTTGCAGTCAGGAAAGCCATCCATGCTGAATCG GAAAAAGTGGCGGGTCCGTGGGAATTATGTTCGAGTAGGATAGAGTACCATCACAATGCTGGAAGCATGATTCCTTACCACAAGAACCTAACCAGGCTTGGCTATAGGGCACTTATTTTCAG TGGCGACCATGATATGTGTGTACCGTTTACTGGAAGTGAGGCTTGGACACGATCTTTGGGTTACAAGATTGTGGATGAATGGAGGCCATGGAACTCAAATAACCAAGTTGCTGG GTACTTGCAAGCGTACGAGAACAACCTCACCTTCCTCACAATCAAG GGAGCTGGGCACACCGTGCCGGAATATAAGCCGCGGGAGGCGTTGGATTTTTACAGCCGTTGGTTGGAAGGGAAGCTAATATAA